From Branchiostoma lanceolatum isolate klBraLanc5 chromosome 16, klBraLanc5.hap2, whole genome shotgun sequence:
AAATTCTTGTTGGCAGTGCTGTTGATGATATTGACCTGAAAGTTGGCATAAATGCGACAAAATTTCTCTTCATAATTTTGATTCTAGTTGCACTTTTCCGAACAGTCCCCGTATACAGTGCAACAGGCCAACTGCTGTTTGCTACATGTACTGATTTTTGTAGGCTTTCATCATGAAAGAAAATTTCAATTGTTTGATCTTCAGGGTATTTCTGGGTCTGCCTGCCCTATGCGTGTGGTCTCATACCTCAGTTCTTACTGACAATGGCGTCTCACACCTTGGTTTCCATCTGTTGGGATCCTGGCTGTAGCTTTTTTATTCCTTTATTAAAATTCAGTTTGAATGAAATATAAATTTGCTACACTTGGTGTTGCTGTTATGGCTGATTTTGTCACAAATATTAAGCAGCAAaaaattgttatgcaaattatgttgtACAAAATGATTGCTCTGAACCATTGCTTGATCTTTCACCAGAAAAAGACAAAGTCAAGGATCCtgtccagtgttctcaccagaatctTTTCACAGTATAGGGGTCAGGTAAAGGAAGCCAACTTTACGCAACACAAGTCACGCACAGCTGCCGAAGACATGAcaagagtagggagtctggcatgctCGCAAGGAAAATctttaaattcataacccaatgaggcactattttctacattttgagggataaatttggtGAAGTAAAgtgtttcctctgtcacagccttattctaaagccaaatatgaactttttataagatttctgaagggtcacaaggttctccccagaaagaaacacccctatgctggttgaaacacagcataggggtccagatcacagcatagggggtccaaatcacagcatagggggcccctatgctgaaaaggcctggtgagaacactgctgtCATTAAACCAATCATGGCAAAGATGATACAGTCCTTCCTAATTTGGATGTGTCAGAGTGTGTCATGCtaccaagtgtgtgtgtgtatgagggTATCATGTTAccagggctgtgtgtgagggTATCATGTTAccagggctgtgtgtgagggTATCATGTTAccagggctgtgtgtgagggTATCATGTTAccagggctgtgtgtgagggTATCATGTTACGGGCTGTGTGTGAGGGTATCATGTTAcgggatgtgtgtttgtgcacaGAGGATGAGAGTAGCGGCGCGGCTGAGTTCGCCCGACGTGCGCCAGATCGACCTTGACGTGAACCGGACCTACCGGAACCACATCATGTTCCGCGACAGATACGGCGTCAAGTGAGTCAAACACGCTTTTTATTTATCaagatttgccacatttgtggaaggattgataTAACAGGTGACTATATACAGCTTTACCTCAACAAGATGTAACAACATTTCAACAGAACAAAGGTTTTACTTGTTTCCAGACAGTGAGCGCTGTTCCACGTGCTGTCTGCCTACTCCATacacaggggttcatctaaatcaggaaagaggggcgctgcgctcTCCTGTTTCAGCCgagcgcccccttgtcaaattcagattttagctttaatatccagcatacagcctttactcagcaatggattcttccataaatacatagaattcgctccctcgcatgtgtgtgctccctcttattcaattttgctagaaaaacccctgatacatgtaacatagaaGTCAATACTGTAATGTATTCtagcatttgacaataaataggAACATAGAAGTCAGTTATAACTGCCAGGGAGGGTGCATTGTGTATCAGGGGGTACAatgttatttatttgtttgtttgtttacagacaGCAGGCCCTGTTCCACGTGCTGTCTGCCTACTCCATATACAACATGGAGGTCGGGTACTGCCCGGGGGTACATTGTGtgtaatttatttgtttgtctgtttactTGTTTACAGACAGCAGGCCCTGTTCCACGTGCTGTCTGCGTACTCCATCTACAACACAGAGGTCGGGTACTGCCAGGGCATGAGCGAGATCGCAGCGCTGATGCTCATGTACCTTAATGAGGAGGTCAGTAACGAGGCAACACTTATTCTTGGATAACTCTTTAGTCAGCTACATGTCAATTGTACAGTCGAATTATAAACTCCATTGTGAATAATGTAAAGATAACTGTTATAAAAGGTATGATGTTTTAGCAGGATGGGTTCTGGATGATAcacaagatgcactagattcGAGGATAGTACATTGTGTGCTGGGGAGGGTACGTTATGTAAAACTATGCTGTAGATGGTATattttcgcccccctccccaggatgGGTTCTGAGTGATCTCCGTCCTCCTGACCGACAACAAGCACAAGATGCACGGGTTTAGGGATGGTACATTGTGTGTTAGGGGATGGTACATTGTGTGTTTGGGGATGGTACATTGTGTGTTAGGGGATGGTACATTGTGTGTTTGGGGATGGTACATTGTGTGTTTGGGGATGGTACATTGTGTGTTAGGGGATGGTACATTGTGTGTTTGGGGATGGTACATTGTGTGTTAGGGGATGGTACATTGTGTGTTTGGGGATGGTACATTGTGTGTTAGGGGATGGTACATTGTGTGTTTGGGGATGGTACATTGTGTGTTAGAGGATAGTACCTGGTGTGTGTAACAGGTTGTGTGTTTTCCCCCTCCCCAGGATGCGTTCTGGGCGATCTCCGTCCTCCTGACCGACAACAAGCACAAGATGCACGGGTTCTTCATCCCCGGCTTCCCCAAGCTGCTGCGCTTCCAGGACCACCACGACAAGCTGCTCGCCAAGTTCCTGCCCAAGGTCAAGAAGAACCTGGTAAGAACATCATCAAGGTCAAGAACAAACTGTTACTGTCCCAAGGTCATGAAAAACCCTGTAAGAGTTCCAAGGTAAAATAAAAACCTTGTTATTTGTACCCCAAGGTCAAAAGAAACATTGTAAGAACCTCAAGGTCAAGAACAAACTGTTACTGTCCCAAGGTCAGGAAAATCTTGTAATATGTACTctaaggtaaaaaaaacaacttagtaAGAACCTCAAGGTCATCAGTCATACCTTTTAGCAGTCCCAAGGTCAAGACCATAATGAGATCCACACCTCGCAGTACTCcatgttatttacttatttttttgtatatctGTTACTTACAGGACCTTAACGAGATCCACACATCCCTGTACtccatgttgtttacttgtttgtttgtttgtttacaggaccTTAACGAGATCCACACGTCGCTGTACtccatgttgtttacttgtctgtttgtttacaGGACCTTAACTAGATCCACATGTCCCTGTACTCTATGTTGTTTACtcgtttgtttacttgtttgtttgtttgtttacaggaccTTAACGAGATCCACACCTCCCTGTACtccatgttgtttacttgtttacttgtttgttcaCAGGACCTAAACGAGATCCACACGTCGCTGTACtccatgttgtttacttgtttgtttgtttactggaCCTTAACTAGATCCACACGTCCCTGTACTCTATGTTGTTTACtcgtttgtttacttgtttgtttgtttgtttacaggaccTTAACGAGATCCACACCTCCCTGTACtccatgttgtttacttgtttacttgtttgtttgtttacaggaccTTAACGAGATCCACACCTCCCTGTACtccatgttgtttacttgtttgtttgtttgtttacaggaccTTAACGAGATCCACACGTCCCTGTACtccatgttgtttacttgtttgtttgtttgtttgtttacaggaccTTAACGAGATCCACACGTCCCTGTACtccatgttgtttacttgtttgtttgtttgtttgtttacaggaccTTAACGAGATCCACACGTCCCTGTACtccatgttgtttacttgtttgtttgtttgtttgtttacaggaccTTAACGAGATCCACACGTCCCTGTACtccatgttgtttacttgtttgtttgtttgtttgtttacaggaccTTAACGAGATCCACACGTCCCTGTACtccatgttgtttacttgtttgtttgtttgtttgtttgtttacaggaccTTAACGAGATCCACACCTCCCTGTACtccatgttgtttacttgtttacttgtttgttcaCAGGACCTAAACGAGATCCACACGTCGCTGTACtccatgttgtttacttgtttgtttgtttacaggaccTTAACTAGATCCACACGTCCCTGTACTCTATGTTGTTTACtcgtttgtttacttgtttgtttgtttgtttacaggaccTTAACGAGATCCACACCTCCCTGTACtccatgttgtttacttgtttacttgtttgtttgtttacaggaccTTAACGAGATCCATACCTCCCTGTACtccatgttgtttacttgtttgtttgtttgtttacaggaccTTAACGAGATCCACACGTCCCTGTACtccatgttgtttacttgtttgtttgtttgtttgtttacaggaccTTAACGAGATCCACACGTCCCTGTACtccatgttgtttacttgtttgtttgtttgtttgtttacaggaccTTAACGAGATCCACACGTCCCTGTACtccatgttgtttacttgtttgtttgtttgtttgtttacaggaccTTAACGAGATCCACACATCCCTGTACtccatgttgtttacttgtttgtttgtttgtttacaggaccTTAACGAGATCCACACGTCCCTGTACtccatgttgtttacttgtttgtttgtttgtttacaggaccTTAACGAGATCCACACATCCCTGTACtccatgttgtttacttgtttgtttgtttgtttacaggaccTTAACGAGATCCACACCTCCCTGTACTCCATGAAGTGGTTTTTCCAGTGTTTCCTGAGCCGCGTGCCCTTCAGACTGGTCCTGAGGCTCTGGGATATCTACATCTTAGAGGGCGAGTCCGTTTTAACCGCCATGGCCCTCACCGTCTTCAAGATGCACAAAAGTAAGTCTTTAGATGCACAAAAGTAAGTCTTAAGATGGACAAAAGTcttaagatatacatgtattggagtAGGTCCTGGACACTTGGCTTGGTCTTTAAAAGTCACTACATCTTCAAAATGCGGAAGAGTAACTCTCTAACATTTGACAGAACCAAAAAGTCTTTGGTACGTTGAGCAGTGATTTGTGTGCTATAAAGTGTTAGGGAGAACCCTGTTCTTGTGCCCTTTGTTTCAGAGCCAATAgctaatgttgttgttgttattcctCACGTCGCCGATGTgatttttaaacaccactcttgttatTTGTCACAGAGCGGATAGCTAAGATGGAGATCGAGCACCTCGCGACCTTCTTCCAGCGCGACCTTGAGGAGGATTTCGGCTACGACGACGACGAGGTCATCGACCAGCTCCAGCTGACCATGAACGACCTTCGCAAGCAGAAGCTTGACCTTCCGCCGCCCCCGAAGGTGCCGGAGGTCCCCCAGATTCCGTTCGGCTATCGGCGGGAGTACACCTTCGAGGAGATGACCGGGATCCGCGGAGTTCCGGACGCCGCGAGAAACGTTCCGAACGGCACGGGGGTCGTCAGGGTCGACGTTCAAAGGTCGCCCAGCCCCGCCCCCATCAGGACTCCCTCCAGGGAGAACTCCTACAGGCAGCAGTCGCCAAGGCAACAGTCTCCACGGCGACCGTCGCCACAGCAGCTGCCCCCAGCGGTGGCGGTGGACCAGAGTGCGCCCAGGTCGATGAGTTACCGTGGTGATGAGATCGtggctcctgattggtcagcACCTCGCGGCTCCGTCAGCCAACCGCAGGACGGCGTGGTGTCCCCGCCCAAGGAAACATGGCGGACGACGGACCTGGATAGCGCCAACGCGGCGCCGAAGGCTTCGTACAATGAGCGGCCAGCTCTGCAGGTAGGTAGTgcgtgtagtccagtggttatcAGCCCTGCTTCTAGAACTAGAAGTCCTGAGTTCGATCCCGCCTGTAATGCTCACATGTCGACATGCATGCttccggaaagggtcgcagtccttagaacTATTATAGTACTAGTGGGCCACTGTTCGCTGTAGTTATCGAAAAAAGCTGGGGGACTTTCCtggtacagtgaacctgtaaatactgtacatactttCTGactcttctctgtcacaaccagtggtagaatagctcttcagtgaactAAACTGGATTGATAtcagtttctttttcttcacttttcctttctttccttaCAGAACGAGAGGCTGCCACAGAGGGAACCCTCCTGGAGGACAACCAACCTGGACAACCCGGCACCCAGCAGGACAGCCGCGGACAACCCTGCCAGGCAGCCCTCCGTCTCCAGCCAGCCCCACCCGGCAACCGTCTCCAGCCAGCCCCACCCGGCAACCAGTCCGGGGGGTCAGGTGTTCCACATGCCAACGCAGCACTTCGAGAGGAACGGGAAAACGGTGGACGTCACCGTCCAAATAAGGACTTCTCCGTTGCCTAGCAACGACCGTCGCAGCCCAACCGGAAGCCCGCGGCGTGAGTACGGTGCCCTGGGCAGCCCGCGGCGGGAATATGAGTTCCACTCGCCCGGTGGCGGGCCCTACATCACGCCGGGCGGCAGCCAATCGCAGCAGTCCCCTCCCAGGATGAACCAGAATGGCCTGGAGAGGCCGAAGGTCAACGGTCGCGACCCCAACCGCGACTCGGCGTACTCGCACAACTCGGACTACGACAACGTGGACGACCAGTACGAGGTGTTCATGGAGAAGTCGCTCGAGAACCTCGAGTCTGGAACAACGTATGACTCCGACGTGCCCAACGAACTCGCCTTCAACAACCAACATGGCCGACAGTCGCCCGTCAagaaccaacatggccgccagtcgCCGGTCAAGCGACCCGACCAGCTGCCGATCATGGAGCACCGCCCGCAGGAGTCCCAGCATGCACTGCAGCAGCGCGGCTACGATCACTTCGTCCAGCTGCCGCACAAGGACATTCAAGGTCGCGGGGACTTCACGCCCTTGGCGCAGACGGAACACAGACAGCGCGGGTCGCACTCAAGGTCGTCAGGGTCAAAAGTCAGGTCCCCGACTGGGTCTAACCCACGGTCACCTGCGGGGTCTAACCCACGATCACCCATGGGGTCTAACCCACGGTCACCTGCGGGATCTAACCCACGTTCGCTGGGTGGATCCCACGATCACAGATCCAACGCAGGTAGTCAGAGCGACCGAGGCAGCGCCCGCCGGCGGTCCAGCAAGAAGAAACATCCGCCAGTCTACCTGTAAACAACTGTTTACCTGTTTACCTGGAAACAACTGGTTACCTGTTAACAATTGTTTACCTGTAAAGACTTATTTCCATGTTTCCATGTGTCTACTTTTTGACAACTGTTTTCTTGTAAACATTGTTTAACTGCATACAGTGTTTATCTGTAAACACATGTTTACTCGTCAGCAGCGTAATTCGGGATCTAATTAAGAGTTGCTAAatgattatgttaatgaggggAAGAGCAGTTGTATATATTTTGCTAGGATGTTGACAGGAATTGTGGGATAGCGGTACTTTGGGGGTGGGAGGTGGCTGCTTAGTGCTTATCATTTAACCCTCAGCCGGCTAAGGGGGCCGCTTGGCACCAGATCTGTACTGGTTAccaggttaggcagcagggagaaggttaaaaattaTATATTTTAGCAACTTGCTCTGTGGAATGGAAATGAAGGAAATTTTGCTAGTTTTGGTTTTTCAGTTTTCGACGGCCTCTGCATACATATAAGCTGAGGCCCTAACGAACATTTAACATTAATTACCTCAAGATTAGGAAACATGATACTATCATAATAAAGATgataaaaaatgtaaattttggaggCAAAATCAGAATATGCTACAATTGTATCTGCAGGATCAGGAACTCAACATGCTCAGGCTAAAATTAAACTCATCTAAATTTTGTGAAAACTCTACAACTTTCTCCTCTAACAATGAAAATATGCAAACAGCCCGGAACAGCCATTTCT
This genomic window contains:
- the LOC136421339 gene encoding USP6 N-terminal-like protein isoform X2 translates to MSAEYQRGALDRAASERADIVDKYDRGREDSAEIDAWEDETFIVYKITDRYGFMHTKELPERDVKEEKLKVLEVERVPKWLKMLKNWDKYVNSDKLHKRVYKGIPHSLRGEVWSRLLDIAKIKQEQDGIYERMRVAARLSSPDVRQIDLDVNRTYRNHIMFRDRYGVKQQALFHVLSAYSIYNTEVGYCQGMSEIAALMLMYLNEEDAFWAISVLLTDNKHKMHGFFIPGFPKLLRFQDHHDKLLAKFLPKVKKNLDLNEIHTSLYSMKWFFQCFLSRVPFRLVLRLWDIYILEGESVLTAMALTVFKMHKKRIAKMEIEHLATFFQRDLEEDFGYDDDEVIDQLQLTMNDLRKQKLDLPPPPKVPEVPQIPFGYRREYTFEEMTGIRGVPDAARNVPNGTGVVRVDVQRSPSPAPIRTPSRENSYRQQSPRQQSPRRPSPQQLPPAVAVDQSAPRSMSYRGDEIVAPDWSAPRGSVSQPQDGVVSPPKETWRTTDLDSANAAPKASYNERPALQNERLPQREPSWRTTNLDNPAPSRTAADNPARQPSVSSQPHPATVSSQPHPATSPGGQVFHMPTQHFERNGKTVDVTVQIRTSPLPSNDRRSPTGSPRREYGALGSPRREYEFHSPGGGPYITPGGSQSQQSPPRMNQNGLERPKVNGRDPNRDSAYSHNSDYDNVDDQYEVFMEKSLENLESGTTYDSDVPNELAFNNQHGRQSPVKNQHGRQSPVKRPDQLPIMEHRPQESQHALQQRGYDHFVQLPHKDIQGRGDFTPLAQTEHRQRGSHSRSSGSKVRSPTGSNPRSPAGSNPRSPMGSNPRSPAGSNPRSLGGSHDHRSNAGSQSDRGSARRRSSKKKHPPVYL
- the LOC136421339 gene encoding USP6 N-terminal-like protein isoform X1, giving the protein MSAEYQRGALDRAASERADIVDKYDRGREDSAEIDAWEDETFIVYKITDRYGFMHTKELPERDVKEEKLKVLEVERVPKWLKMLKNWDKYVNSDKLHKRVYKGIPHSLRGEVWSRLLDIAKIKQEQDGIYEGYGNSSMHREQPSTYERMRVAARLSSPDVRQIDLDVNRTYRNHIMFRDRYGVKQQALFHVLSAYSIYNTEVGYCQGMSEIAALMLMYLNEEDAFWAISVLLTDNKHKMHGFFIPGFPKLLRFQDHHDKLLAKFLPKVKKNLDLNEIHTSLYSMKWFFQCFLSRVPFRLVLRLWDIYILEGESVLTAMALTVFKMHKKRIAKMEIEHLATFFQRDLEEDFGYDDDEVIDQLQLTMNDLRKQKLDLPPPPKVPEVPQIPFGYRREYTFEEMTGIRGVPDAARNVPNGTGVVRVDVQRSPSPAPIRTPSRENSYRQQSPRQQSPRRPSPQQLPPAVAVDQSAPRSMSYRGDEIVAPDWSAPRGSVSQPQDGVVSPPKETWRTTDLDSANAAPKASYNERPALQNERLPQREPSWRTTNLDNPAPSRTAADNPARQPSVSSQPHPATVSSQPHPATSPGGQVFHMPTQHFERNGKTVDVTVQIRTSPLPSNDRRSPTGSPRREYGALGSPRREYEFHSPGGGPYITPGGSQSQQSPPRMNQNGLERPKVNGRDPNRDSAYSHNSDYDNVDDQYEVFMEKSLENLESGTTYDSDVPNELAFNNQHGRQSPVKNQHGRQSPVKRPDQLPIMEHRPQESQHALQQRGYDHFVQLPHKDIQGRGDFTPLAQTEHRQRGSHSRSSGSKVRSPTGSNPRSPAGSNPRSPMGSNPRSPAGSNPRSLGGSHDHRSNAGSQSDRGSARRRSSKKKHPPVYL